One Thioalkalivibrio sp. ALJ12 genomic window carries:
- a CDS encoding FkbM family methyltransferase: MDLDSLPDELKALYAHRCPADAERKAAYEASPLSEEADTFVLYRIIGNDLYPRHAKGQSRQNVRFILENEPELAGCEKRWVLNRIFDAGERQAIIELLEQHGQSYLEIPFDAAAFAQIGWDYSAYPEPGFLSSAAFHNLEPLQQDRVLTAAYRKKNLYLMNNNGARNAALEDGRGRAKWVLPWDGNCFVTPSAWDSIRSAVRAAPYLPYFAVPMQRITDNAELLRDNFSPSPVEEPQLLFRRDARERFGENHPYGRRPKVELFWRLGIPGKWDRWKDASWDQPRAEPSPEAGAWGVAGWVARLASGKAHLEASTNESFQNRGVERQKAIRAAINHVTRQVSAQPDPIGLTSYRFEAIEALRAEYQEQSEAGPRAGLLQTLLQNAADALERQPESPVDKPEPGPSGDPQDYYHPAPYWWPNPDTKDGLPYVRRDGERVPGTRMYEPESHRYDRTRLQRLFDDTTTLALAAFVTGDQRHATHAVRWLERWFIDPATRMNPHLTYAQVRWGRNGNRGAQTGIIEMKDLYYALDAVRLLHHIGALSSDQLERLRAWFRDYLDWLLTSEQGTKEAQARNNHGTYYDLQVAAVAAFLDEHDTLYATLARAEERIPLQISPTGIQYEEMTRTITAHYCCFTLQGWLNLLNLAARFDGSFVARAAEPDHPLRKAVEWLLAHEGFPWPYPQIDEFHDLRFWPLKVLAKELGLVLAKISINERPVRVSFPPHDGVQAYWPLSISSLLISRLPSTKVNTPSNHSVFETKCRRHKQDERSAIPLTIAFPHRGAKRVLKPSGSTISMMLLASGLRAAGINAVVLLHKDGASTAECSGELRKTVGPWAEYCSSYGVPCYTVDSPYMGKDMPSDSEQEKKVQEFIPAWRKALNTIGVDAIHTNDASMHSTWGVLLERLMLPHVWHERGLFKHKRAHLIRQASVVLAISDYVRGLAAEGEKERILVVENPVDVPSEINPEEAHARLRSELGLESGAVVFGAVASANQRKRWDRFVELARRVFLEWSSSNLRSPVYFVAIGGGCAEVARILQSENCGGEKPYNIVLAGYRSPAFESIAGLDCLLALADEEPLGRTLVEAGQLGVPVFANKSGGHVHVLEPYAPDWLFSLDDGLDDLIKSCISLIRDPNKFKERATREESSLKHRFSPSTHVRNIFDIYKERLGNGKGSSGSVFNNMLARKHTNDCYGQLVGPQPERGLDAFEHGTALIGRNGFEVFVNPEDSRVAMMKRKGGLGQKAVYRVWDWAARENFSTHFLDVGANYGEIALGVRYPEGATVRLFEANPELSGYLETSIRKHPDGLKMARYMVAIGDQAGTVEFAKSERSSGVSSVVFDRSEGEVKGFEVIEVPIARLSDLAQSCMWSDDSAVLKIDVEGAEVDVLSGACDWLERMENYLAIIEFNPECMRKARGSLEKFIGDIEEFGELFEVSGSGLIPFRAEKFLADEKNRDVVLVSGADWLDRISRARL, encoded by the coding sequence ATGGACCTGGATAGCCTTCCTGACGAACTGAAAGCCCTGTACGCCCACCGCTGCCCGGCGGATGCGGAGCGGAAAGCTGCCTACGAGGCTTCGCCACTGAGTGAAGAGGCGGACACCTTTGTGCTGTACCGCATCATCGGTAACGACCTCTACCCGCGCCATGCCAAGGGCCAGTCGCGTCAGAACGTGCGCTTCATCCTGGAAAACGAGCCCGAGCTGGCAGGCTGCGAAAAGCGCTGGGTGCTCAACCGCATCTTCGATGCCGGCGAACGCCAGGCGATTATTGAACTGCTGGAGCAGCACGGCCAGTCGTACCTGGAGATCCCGTTCGACGCCGCGGCGTTCGCGCAGATCGGGTGGGACTACTCCGCCTATCCGGAGCCGGGCTTCCTCAGTTCCGCGGCCTTTCACAATCTGGAGCCGCTGCAGCAGGATCGAGTGCTCACCGCGGCCTACCGGAAGAAGAACCTTTACCTGATGAACAACAACGGGGCGCGCAATGCCGCGCTGGAGGACGGGCGCGGCCGCGCCAAATGGGTGCTGCCCTGGGATGGCAACTGTTTCGTCACCCCCTCCGCCTGGGATTCCATCCGCTCGGCCGTGCGCGCCGCGCCGTACCTGCCGTATTTCGCCGTGCCCATGCAGCGCATCACGGATAATGCCGAGCTGCTGCGGGACAACTTTAGCCCCAGTCCGGTGGAAGAGCCGCAGCTGCTGTTCCGTCGCGATGCCCGCGAACGCTTTGGCGAAAACCACCCCTACGGTCGACGCCCCAAGGTGGAACTCTTCTGGCGCCTGGGCATCCCGGGCAAATGGGATCGCTGGAAAGATGCCTCCTGGGACCAGCCGCGAGCCGAGCCTTCACCCGAGGCCGGTGCCTGGGGCGTGGCCGGCTGGGTGGCGCGCCTTGCCAGCGGAAAGGCCCATCTCGAGGCCTCTACAAACGAGAGCTTTCAGAATCGTGGTGTAGAGCGCCAGAAGGCGATTCGTGCCGCCATCAACCATGTGACGCGGCAAGTCTCCGCGCAGCCCGATCCCATCGGTCTGACCAGCTACCGTTTTGAAGCGATCGAAGCCCTGCGCGCCGAGTACCAGGAGCAGAGCGAGGCCGGCCCCCGGGCCGGGCTGTTGCAAACCCTGCTGCAGAATGCGGCGGATGCGCTGGAACGCCAGCCGGAATCGCCGGTGGACAAACCCGAGCCGGGCCCCTCCGGCGACCCGCAGGACTACTACCACCCCGCGCCCTACTGGTGGCCCAACCCGGACACGAAGGATGGCCTGCCCTACGTGCGGCGCGACGGTGAACGTGTGCCCGGTACCCGCATGTACGAGCCTGAGAGCCACCGCTACGACCGCACCCGGCTGCAGCGGCTGTTCGACGACACCACGACCCTGGCCCTGGCCGCCTTCGTGACCGGAGACCAGCGCCACGCCACTCATGCCGTTCGCTGGCTGGAGCGCTGGTTCATCGACCCGGCCACGCGCATGAACCCGCATCTCACTTACGCGCAGGTGCGTTGGGGCCGAAACGGGAACCGCGGTGCACAGACCGGCATCATCGAGATGAAGGACCTGTATTACGCCCTGGATGCCGTGCGCCTGTTGCACCATATCGGCGCGCTCTCCAGCGACCAACTGGAGCGCCTGCGCGCCTGGTTCCGCGACTATCTCGACTGGCTTCTCACCAGCGAGCAGGGCACAAAGGAAGCCCAGGCCCGAAACAACCACGGCACCTATTACGACCTGCAGGTGGCCGCGGTCGCCGCATTCCTGGACGAACACGATACCCTGTACGCCACGCTGGCCCGGGCCGAAGAGCGGATCCCGCTGCAGATCTCCCCGACCGGCATCCAGTACGAGGAGATGACCCGGACCATCACGGCCCATTACTGCTGCTTCACCCTGCAGGGCTGGCTGAACCTGCTGAACCTGGCCGCCCGTTTCGACGGCAGCTTTGTTGCGCGTGCCGCCGAACCCGACCATCCCTTACGCAAGGCCGTCGAGTGGCTGTTGGCGCACGAAGGCTTCCCGTGGCCTTATCCTCAGATCGACGAGTTCCATGATCTCCGCTTTTGGCCGTTGAAAGTTTTGGCAAAAGAACTAGGACTCGTGCTCGCCAAAATCTCGATTAACGAGCGTCCTGTGCGTGTCTCCTTCCCACCCCATGATGGGGTACAGGCCTACTGGCCGCTTTCCATTTCGTCCTTGCTAATTTCACGCCTCCCATCCACAAAGGTAAATACGCCATCGAACCACAGTGTCTTCGAAACGAAGTGCCGGAGACACAAACAAGACGAAAGATCGGCGATACCCCTGACAATTGCGTTTCCTCACCGTGGAGCAAAGAGGGTTCTTAAACCAAGCGGTTCTACAATCTCCATGATGCTACTAGCATCGGGCCTTCGTGCGGCTGGTATAAATGCTGTCGTCCTCTTGCACAAAGATGGAGCTTCTACCGCGGAGTGTTCTGGTGAGCTTCGTAAGACCGTTGGTCCGTGGGCAGAATACTGTAGTTCGTACGGCGTCCCTTGTTATACCGTCGATTCGCCCTATATGGGAAAGGATATGCCTTCTGATTCGGAGCAAGAGAAGAAAGTTCAAGAGTTTATCCCGGCATGGCGAAAAGCACTAAATACAATTGGGGTGGACGCCATACATACTAACGATGCCTCTATGCACTCGACTTGGGGCGTGCTTCTAGAACGATTGATGCTTCCTCACGTCTGGCATGAGCGTGGCTTATTCAAGCACAAGAGAGCTCACCTTATCCGGCAGGCTAGCGTAGTCCTCGCTATATCCGATTATGTACGTGGCCTAGCCGCAGAAGGCGAAAAAGAAAGGATCCTAGTAGTTGAGAATCCCGTCGATGTGCCGTCTGAGATCAATCCTGAAGAAGCTCACGCTCGCCTTCGGAGTGAGCTGGGACTTGAGTCAGGTGCGGTGGTTTTTGGCGCAGTCGCAAGTGCTAACCAAAGAAAGCGTTGGGATCGATTTGTCGAGCTCGCTCGACGCGTTTTTCTCGAATGGTCCTCTAGTAATCTGCGCTCGCCCGTTTATTTCGTGGCAATCGGGGGTGGGTGTGCAGAGGTGGCAAGAATCCTGCAATCCGAGAATTGTGGTGGAGAAAAACCATATAACATCGTTCTGGCCGGCTATCGGTCGCCTGCATTCGAGAGCATCGCAGGACTGGATTGCCTGTTGGCACTAGCGGACGAAGAACCGCTTGGGCGAACCTTGGTCGAGGCGGGCCAGTTAGGTGTCCCAGTCTTCGCGAATAAATCTGGTGGGCATGTCCATGTTCTTGAGCCTTACGCGCCGGACTGGTTATTTTCTCTTGATGATGGCCTGGACGATTTAATTAAAAGTTGTATAAGCCTTATCCGAGATCCCAATAAATTCAAGGAAAGGGCGACGCGGGAAGAATCTTCCTTAAAGCATCGGTTTAGTCCAAGTACCCATGTAAGGAACATTTTTGATATCTACAAAGAGCGCTTGGGGAATGGAAAAGGCTCTTCTGGGTCAGTCTTTAACAATATGTTAGCGAGGAAACATACCAATGATTGCTACGGTCAACTGGTGGGCCCTCAACCTGAGCGCGGCTTGGATGCGTTTGAGCATGGCACTGCCTTGATCGGTCGGAATGGATTCGAGGTTTTTGTTAATCCTGAGGATTCCCGGGTTGCAATGATGAAGAGAAAGGGCGGCCTGGGGCAGAAGGCCGTTTATAGGGTGTGGGATTGGGCGGCCCGAGAGAATTTCTCGACACATTTTCTGGATGTCGGAGCAAATTATGGGGAGATTGCGCTTGGCGTTCGTTACCCTGAGGGTGCTACGGTAAGGCTCTTCGAAGCGAATCCGGAATTGAGTGGATACTTGGAAACCTCTATCCGAAAACACCCAGATGGATTGAAGATGGCAAGATATATGGTTGCCATAGGAGATCAGGCGGGAACCGTGGAATTTGCAAAGAGTGAGCGATCGTCTGGTGTCTCTTCAGTTGTTTTTGATCGGAGCGAGGGAGAAGTAAAGGGATTTGAGGTAATTGAAGTTCCCATTGCCCGTTTGAGTGATTTGGCGCAATCATGTATGTGGTCGGATGATAGCGCTGTCTTGAAAATTGATGTGGAAGGGGCGGAGGTGGATGTTCTAAGCGGTGCATGCGATTGGCTGGAGAGGATGGAGAACTATCTTGCGATTATTGAGTTTAATCCGGAATGCATGAGGAAGGCGAGAGGCTCGTTGGAGAAATTTATTGGCGACATAGAGGAATTTGGAGAGTTGTTCGAAGTTTCTGGGAGTGGGCTTATTCCGTTTAGGGCCGAGAAGTTTCTGGCAGATGAGAAGAATCGGGATGTCGTTTTGGTGTCTGGGGCGGATTGGCTTGATCGTATCTCGCGCGCTCGATTATAG
- a CDS encoding glycosyltransferase family 29 protein: MSTSRLYKVFADLVANERLWFGTGLCPGSRTDVPFVSFERACRSEGSCIEIAEKIIGVRHDHAGRGAVLFVLAARAILAHNKPELADHLITRWNESCGTPHNADIDRLFLRIRCRVCDSETDNIFYKLLQLRPPTLGDIVVEWVSHKWRYEGPTESLFQFLFDVMEDERLRNKRMLALAVALAFRLDSHWGVDAVLSASPVAESLYDKVLPLAAYLGSQGRATQETRPFADLSESIAQTSTHMEQLVSERERSIAIVGNSGIELGQGKGELVDGHEEVVRFNCFSMDGRFKKDYGEKFTIHARGARNENAMNARSEMARLAVICSYDFVNVPRDWKPFVKLSLTGARLACLPVGFHLPIQRKLNADPSMGLAFSAYLKSVRGELRRESCFGFGFVDQIGAGAASAHYFEDARPALTHRWEKEQELFVSMLS; the protein is encoded by the coding sequence ATGTCAACCTCACGCCTCTACAAAGTTTTCGCGGACCTAGTGGCAAATGAAAGGCTGTGGTTCGGTACTGGCCTTTGTCCAGGTTCTAGAACAGACGTCCCTTTTGTATCCTTTGAGCGTGCGTGTAGATCGGAGGGTTCGTGTATCGAGATCGCGGAAAAGATCATCGGCGTTCGGCATGACCATGCTGGGCGCGGCGCGGTTCTTTTTGTGTTGGCAGCGCGTGCCATTCTTGCTCACAACAAGCCGGAATTAGCGGATCATTTAATTACTCGATGGAATGAATCGTGCGGGACGCCGCACAACGCCGATATTGACCGACTGTTCTTGCGGATCCGATGCCGTGTATGTGATTCCGAGACAGACAACATTTTCTACAAGCTATTGCAATTGAGGCCTCCAACGTTGGGCGACATTGTAGTGGAGTGGGTTTCCCACAAGTGGCGTTACGAAGGTCCCACCGAGAGTCTTTTCCAGTTTTTGTTTGACGTAATGGAGGACGAAAGGCTCCGAAACAAGCGGATGTTAGCCTTGGCTGTTGCGCTTGCTTTTCGTCTGGACTCACATTGGGGCGTTGATGCTGTGCTTTCAGCAAGTCCGGTCGCGGAATCACTGTACGATAAAGTCCTTCCCCTCGCTGCATATTTGGGCAGTCAAGGGAGAGCGACTCAAGAGACGCGACCGTTTGCTGATTTGAGCGAATCAATCGCCCAGACGAGTACCCATATGGAACAGCTCGTTAGTGAACGGGAACGAAGTATTGCTATTGTGGGAAACTCGGGGATAGAGCTGGGCCAAGGGAAAGGTGAGCTTGTCGATGGGCACGAAGAAGTGGTCCGTTTTAATTGTTTTAGCATGGACGGAAGATTTAAAAAAGACTATGGCGAAAAGTTCACCATCCATGCGCGCGGAGCACGTAATGAAAATGCTATGAATGCACGCAGCGAGATGGCGCGTTTAGCCGTTATTTGCTCTTACGATTTCGTTAATGTGCCGAGGGATTGGAAGCCCTTTGTTAAGCTATCCCTAACGGGCGCTAGGTTGGCCTGCCTTCCGGTAGGGTTTCATTTGCCAATTCAAAGAAAGTTAAACGCGGATCCAAGCATGGGGTTGGCATTTAGCGCCTATCTCAAGAGTGTGAGAGGTGAATTGCGCCGAGAATCCTGTTTTGGCTTCGGGTTTGTGGATCAGATAGGCGCCGGCGCGGCCTCTGCACATTATTTTGAGGACGCCAGACCAGCGTTGACCCATCGCTGGGAAAAAGAGCAGGAACTGTTTGTCTCCATGCTCTCATAG
- a CDS encoding glycosyltransferase family 4 protein, with protein MHPWQSRTKDRGIVEQPIAILLDPAKTKSGRSRFFCDLAGILRGLGYSVGFGYPGSAVQRREYPYPPEVFERTLERRSTTPDGGEGWLKWVPAKSHVITRRSLFAAIHDAALVIVPATVDAEIGAAIRSAPEFAGRLLLTDHTGSRLTTGTAEGRPLESYRAWMDLADGVHTVNDGLAEIARRYGARRVFTIPPAIDNRAFVSRWRVGFERLLPRRRAILVPGALSESKGCVTMLRAFAGVSARYPSWRMEFFGEGPERSTMETLIREWKLGDVVRLRGFDPDLVTRYRGYPIVASATAFEAFPLVLTEAMASGCIAVFPATSGGPAAIIGNGNNGLLAQTDNEADVAVALMDAIERFESRSGSWREMQAQAMKSAQVAKHSTVTEAWRAQLGALGCGAE; from the coding sequence ATGCACCCGTGGCAGTCCCGGACCAAGGATCGTGGGATCGTTGAACAGCCCATAGCTATCCTGCTGGATCCTGCCAAGACGAAAAGCGGGCGTTCGCGGTTCTTTTGCGATCTGGCGGGAATCCTGCGCGGGCTTGGGTATAGCGTTGGATTTGGTTATCCCGGCAGTGCCGTTCAGCGGCGTGAGTATCCGTATCCTCCAGAAGTTTTTGAGCGGACCCTGGAACGGCGCAGCACCACACCCGATGGTGGGGAGGGCTGGCTGAAGTGGGTGCCAGCCAAGTCTCATGTCATCACGCGCAGAAGCCTTTTCGCTGCGATTCATGATGCGGCCCTGGTCATCGTACCGGCGACGGTGGATGCCGAGATTGGGGCGGCAATCCGGTCCGCTCCGGAGTTCGCCGGTCGGTTGTTGTTGACCGATCACACGGGTTCGCGCTTGACGACGGGTACTGCCGAGGGCAGGCCTCTGGAGAGCTATCGGGCCTGGATGGATCTGGCGGATGGTGTGCATACGGTGAACGACGGGCTGGCCGAGATCGCCCGGCGCTACGGTGCGCGCCGCGTATTTACTATCCCGCCTGCAATCGACAACAGGGCGTTCGTCTCCCGCTGGCGTGTTGGTTTCGAGCGACTCCTGCCCCGTCGACGCGCGATTCTGGTACCGGGTGCTCTATCGGAATCCAAGGGCTGTGTGACAATGCTTCGCGCGTTTGCGGGTGTTAGCGCGCGGTATCCGAGCTGGCGTATGGAGTTTTTCGGCGAGGGACCCGAGCGATCGACCATGGAGACGCTCATTCGTGAGTGGAAGCTGGGCGATGTTGTACGTCTTCGCGGTTTTGATCCCGACCTTGTCACGCGCTACCGGGGTTACCCTATCGTGGCGTCGGCTACTGCGTTCGAGGCGTTTCCACTGGTTTTGACGGAAGCCATGGCGTCCGGTTGTATCGCCGTGTTTCCCGCTACGTCAGGCGGGCCGGCTGCGATTATTGGAAATGGGAACAACGGCCTGTTGGCGCAAACGGACAATGAGGCGGATGTGGCAGTGGCACTGATGGATGCGATCGAGCGATTCGAGTCGCGCTCAGGATCGTGGCGGGAGATGCAAGCACAGGCGATGAAATCTGCGCAGGTAGCCAAGCACTCGACGGTCACCGAAGCCTGGCGTGCGCAGCTAGGCGCACTGGGGTGCGGGGCAGAATGA
- a CDS encoding alginate lyase family protein: MAVRFSRAWPWVRPVYALMGPFVDLRSLVFGLQAGGGPAASAMPRARDRGAPPLCGEPAGGGRADARTGSDFVLYRIVGNDLWPRHRVGQSRENVAWILEHEPELAGCEKRWVVNRIVDPGEEEAILRLLEEAGQPYVHIPFRWDEYRVVGWDVCGVPPEYTPGTRGFRQLSELMQGRVLMRLYRHKNNYVMNNNGARNAALRDGRGRADWVLPWDGNCFVTREAWSEIVEGVRARSERPYHIVPMARITRNEDLLNDGFRPEALEEPQVVFRRDAQERFDEAFCYGRRPKVELLWRLGVTGPWDDWPQEPWDLDFPAFAAEAGCYTECGWVARLFSGRAEQEVSKGDEAFQSRGLARIEAVGAMLERVDELAFDEGRDRLALCVFNEDRLNDESLAQSLREPLLAYADEALGRGPFSVVDKTTLPPSGDGHDYWHPAPYYWPHPLRIPGLPYVMRDGERVPGTRLYEPESDRYDRTRLQRLFDDGLVLAMAHHATGDKRYGEHAARLVRRWFLDADTAMHPHLEYAQVRRGHNRNRGSSSGLIEFKDLYYFLDGVRLLLRGGVLGESDRARLENWMGRYLDWLRTSPQGLDERASQNNHGTYYDLQVASIGAFLGEWKVVRETLRDSRSRILGQFAPDGSLPKELARTTSAHYECFTIQGWIHLARLAESIGEDLWSFEGPEGQGLRRGMEWLLAHMGKPWPYQQIDAFDEARFHPILFAYQEKYGDPPVELDELPAPGAIKPVFFPHDGIPPFWQYTLRSDS, translated from the coding sequence ATGGCGGTCCGGTTTTCGCGTGCGTGGCCGTGGGTGCGTCCGGTGTATGCGCTGATGGGGCCGTTTGTCGATCTGAGGTCGCTGGTGTTCGGGTTGCAGGCCGGTGGCGGACCGGCGGCGTCGGCGATGCCGCGAGCGCGGGATCGGGGAGCACCGCCGCTCTGTGGCGAGCCGGCAGGGGGTGGCCGTGCGGATGCGCGGACAGGCAGCGACTTTGTGCTGTACCGGATCGTGGGCAATGACCTCTGGCCCCGGCACCGGGTGGGGCAGTCGCGGGAGAATGTGGCCTGGATCCTGGAGCATGAGCCGGAACTGGCCGGCTGCGAGAAGCGGTGGGTGGTCAATCGCATCGTGGATCCCGGCGAGGAGGAGGCGATCCTGCGGCTTCTGGAAGAGGCTGGGCAGCCGTATGTGCACATCCCGTTTCGCTGGGACGAGTACCGGGTGGTGGGCTGGGACGTGTGCGGGGTGCCGCCGGAGTACACGCCGGGGACGCGGGGCTTTCGCCAGCTTTCGGAGCTTATGCAGGGGCGGGTGCTGATGCGGCTGTATCGGCACAAGAACAACTATGTGATGAACAACAACGGGGCGCGCAACGCGGCGCTGCGGGATGGTCGCGGCCGAGCCGATTGGGTGTTGCCCTGGGACGGCAACTGCTTTGTAACGCGCGAGGCCTGGAGCGAGATCGTGGAGGGCGTGCGTGCGCGCTCGGAGCGGCCTTACCACATCGTGCCGATGGCGCGGATTACCCGAAACGAGGACCTGTTGAACGACGGCTTTCGCCCGGAGGCGCTGGAGGAGCCGCAGGTCGTCTTTCGCCGGGATGCGCAGGAGCGCTTCGACGAGGCGTTTTGCTATGGCCGCCGGCCGAAGGTCGAGCTGCTGTGGCGGCTGGGCGTGACGGGGCCGTGGGATGACTGGCCACAGGAGCCCTGGGACCTGGATTTCCCCGCGTTTGCGGCCGAGGCGGGTTGCTATACCGAGTGTGGCTGGGTGGCGCGGCTGTTCTCTGGCCGGGCGGAGCAGGAGGTTTCGAAAGGAGACGAGGCGTTCCAGAGCCGCGGACTTGCGCGGATCGAGGCCGTGGGGGCGATGCTGGAGCGTGTCGACGAGCTTGCCTTTGATGAGGGACGCGATCGGCTGGCGCTGTGCGTGTTCAACGAGGACCGGCTGAACGACGAAAGCCTGGCGCAGTCACTGCGCGAGCCGCTTCTGGCATACGCGGACGAGGCACTCGGGCGCGGGCCGTTCAGCGTGGTGGACAAGACGACACTGCCGCCCAGTGGCGATGGGCATGATTACTGGCATCCGGCGCCTTACTACTGGCCGCATCCGCTGCGTATTCCGGGCCTGCCGTATGTGATGCGGGACGGTGAACGGGTCCCGGGGACACGGTTGTACGAGCCGGAAAGTGATCGTTACGACCGCACGCGGCTGCAGCGCCTGTTCGACGATGGGCTGGTGCTGGCGATGGCGCACCACGCCACAGGAGACAAACGTTACGGCGAGCATGCGGCCAGGCTGGTGCGGCGCTGGTTCCTGGATGCCGACACGGCGATGCATCCGCACCTGGAATATGCGCAGGTGCGGCGGGGGCACAACCGGAATCGTGGTTCCAGTTCCGGCTTGATCGAATTCAAGGATCTTTACTACTTCCTGGATGGCGTGCGCCTGCTGCTACGGGGCGGCGTGCTGGGCGAGAGTGATCGCGCGAGGCTGGAAAACTGGATGGGCCGTTATCTCGACTGGCTGCGGACCAGTCCGCAGGGACTGGACGAGCGGGCATCGCAGAACAACCATGGCACCTACTATGACCTTCAGGTGGCCTCGATCGGGGCGTTTCTGGGGGAGTGGAAGGTCGTTCGCGAAACGCTGCGCGACAGCCGTTCGCGGATTCTGGGACAGTTCGCGCCCGATGGCAGCCTGCCCAAGGAGTTGGCGCGTACCACTTCGGCCCATTACGAGTGTTTTACGATCCAGGGCTGGATTCATCTGGCGCGGCTGGCCGAGTCCATTGGCGAGGATCTCTGGTCCTTCGAGGGGCCGGAAGGGCAGGGGCTGCGTCGAGGCATGGAGTGGCTGCTCGCGCACATGGGGAAGCCGTGGCCGTATCAGCAGATTGATGCGTTCGACGAGGCGCGCTTCCACCCGATTCTGTTCGCCTATCAGGAGAAGTACGGTGATCCACCGGTTGAGCTCGACGAGCTGCCAGCGCCCGGTGCGATTAAACCCGTGTTCTTCCCGCACGACGGGATCCCGCCATTCTGGCAGTACACGCTCAGATCAGACTCGTAA
- a CDS encoding ABC transporter ATP-binding protein: protein MNTWRKTLALLTPKEKRRGGLVLGMVIVMAVLETVGVASVMPFLSVLGNPDVVQTNPVLNTAYEGLGFTSVDAFILTLGAVAFGLILFSAFFRSLTHYAMNRFIEMRRHSIGKRLLETYLRQPYAFFLDRHSGDMAKNILSEVDQLVQNVFRPGMQMVAYGVVVIALVILLIVVDPWLALGVAVVIGGMYALIFGTVRGVLGRVGRDRARANQERFTAASEALGGIKDIKLLGREHAYLSRFDGPSARQARHQATNQTLGEIPKFIIEAIGFGGVIALTLVLLATQGGTGSNALGDILPILGLYAFAGYRLLPAAQRIYAGMAKLRFGGAAVDNAYYDLHQRAALAELYKRAPQPLVPRRNITLQKVHYTYPNAERAALHGINLEIPVGSSVGIVGASGAGKTTLVDVLLGLLRPTEGAIVVDGKPITDDNLRAWQQALGYVPQDIFLTDSTVAENIALGVPPEQIDHEQVERCARMAQVHDFIVQDMPQGYETLVGERGVRLSGGQRQRIGIARALYHDPPVLVFDEATSALDHETETAVMEAVAVLSSTKTIIMIAHRLGTVSRCDSIVKLQQGAVQSCEAPVTAPPDGQVVDKDTTKRAP from the coding sequence ATGAACACTTGGCGCAAAACGCTGGCGCTGCTCACCCCGAAGGAAAAACGCCGTGGTGGGCTTGTCCTGGGAATGGTGATCGTGATGGCCGTTCTCGAGACGGTCGGTGTCGCTTCGGTTATGCCGTTTCTGAGCGTGTTGGGCAACCCCGACGTGGTGCAGACCAATCCTGTGCTCAACACGGCCTACGAAGGCCTTGGCTTCACCTCGGTGGACGCCTTCATCCTGACGCTTGGCGCGGTGGCCTTCGGGCTCATTCTGTTTTCCGCTTTCTTCCGCTCGCTCACGCACTACGCGATGAATCGCTTCATCGAGATGCGCCGCCACAGCATCGGCAAGCGGCTGCTGGAGACCTACCTGCGCCAGCCTTATGCCTTCTTCCTCGACCGCCACAGCGGCGACATGGCCAAGAACATCCTCTCCGAGGTTGACCAGCTCGTGCAGAACGTCTTCCGCCCCGGCATGCAGATGGTTGCCTACGGTGTGGTGGTGATCGCGCTGGTGATTCTGCTGATCGTCGTGGACCCGTGGCTGGCACTGGGCGTGGCGGTAGTGATTGGTGGCATGTATGCGCTGATCTTCGGCACTGTACGGGGCGTTCTCGGCCGCGTGGGGCGTGACCGCGCTCGTGCCAACCAGGAGCGCTTCACCGCCGCCAGCGAGGCCCTGGGCGGTATCAAGGACATCAAGCTGTTGGGCCGCGAACACGCCTACCTTTCCCGGTTCGACGGCCCCTCGGCCCGCCAGGCCCGCCACCAGGCCACCAACCAGACACTCGGCGAAATCCCCAAGTTCATCATCGAGGCGATCGGTTTTGGCGGTGTGATCGCACTTACGCTGGTCCTGCTGGCCACCCAGGGCGGAACTGGCAGCAACGCCCTGGGCGACATCCTGCCCATTCTTGGCCTCTACGCATTTGCGGGCTATCGCCTGCTGCCAGCGGCCCAGCGCATCTATGCCGGCATGGCAAAACTGCGCTTTGGTGGGGCTGCGGTCGACAACGCCTACTACGATCTGCATCAGCGCGCGGCGTTGGCCGAATTGTACAAACGCGCGCCTCAACCGTTAGTACCCAGGCGGAACATCACGCTGCAGAAGGTCCACTACACCTACCCGAACGCCGAACGCGCGGCCCTGCATGGGATCAACCTGGAAATCCCCGTGGGCAGCTCCGTGGGCATCGTCGGCGCCTCCGGCGCAGGCAAGACGACGCTGGTCGACGTGCTACTCGGCCTGCTGCGCCCCACCGAAGGCGCCATCGTGGTGGACGGCAAGCCGATCACCGACGACAACCTGCGCGCCTGGCAACAGGCGCTTGGTTATGTGCCGCAGGACATCTTCCTGACCGACTCGACCGTGGCCGAAAACATCGCCCTGGGCGTGCCGCCCGAGCAGATCGATCACGAGCAGGTGGAACGCTGCGCCCGCATGGCCCAGGTGCACGACTTCATCGTCCAGGATATGCCGCAGGGCTACGAAACCCTAGTGGGTGAGCGCGGCGTCCGCTTGTCGGGCGGGCAGCGCCAGCGGATCGGCATTGCCCGGGCGCTCTACCATGATCCACCCGTACTCGTGTTCGACGAGGCCACCAGCGCACTGGACCACGAGACGGAAACTGCAGTCATGGAGGCCGTTGCCGTGCTGTCCAGCACCAAGACGATCATCATGATCGCCCATCGGCTGGGCACTGTCTCGCGATGCGATTCCATCGTGAAATTGCAGCAGGGTGCGGTGCAGTCATGTGAAGCACCCGTCACTGCGCCACCGGATGGTCAGGTCGTGGACAAAGACACCACCAAGCGAGCCCCGTGA